Part of the Bradyrhizobium sp. AZCC 1721 genome, AGAAGCGGAATGCTCTTCATGAATTCCTGCGACTTGAAGAACTCGCTGAATGCATCGCCACTCATGCTGGCGACCAATACCGCCGCCAGCGCGAGGTAAGCCGAGAACACCAATCCGAGCACCACGATCCAGCCGATGACTTTCCAGTACAGGCCGATCAATGCGCTCTTGGGCAAGGACGATTCCACGCGCACGCCGCCGAACCGAATGCCCGAGAGCCACCAGCGCCATTCGATCGCCTTGAAGGCTCCGTAAATGAACGGGGCGAGCGGGAACACGTAAAGCGCAATCGGCGTGAGCAGCCACAGCCACCAGCCGCGCTTGAAAAACTCCCAGCCGCGCCCCTCAAAACGGCCCTGCAGGTCGCCGTAGAAGGTGTGGCGCATCTTGTAGCGTTCGAGCGCGGCCGAGCGCCACGGCAGCGCCAGCCCAAGGGTCACCGCCGACAACAGGCCCCACAGCGATGCCTGCAAGGCATAGATCCAGCCCGAGCCAGTCATCCAGAACTGCAGGCCGCGCCACACCGTGCGCGTCAGCCGGTAACGGCGCGCGCGGTAGATCGCGAATTGCCCGAACACATAGAAGAACGCGACCAGCGGAATACTGGCAAACGCCTGGATATGCTCGGCCTCGAGGCCGACCAGAAAGTAGCCGAGATAGACCGGCACCAGGATCGCGAGCGCGACCAAAAATCCGATCAGCAATTCCTTGCCGCGGCCGGTATATTCAGCGGCGTCGCCGTCGACATGGGTGTTGGCCCAGAGATGGCGGCGAATGTCGGTGAGCAGCCAGAACCGGTAGAAGCCGAGCGTGACGAATTCCAGCCCGGCGCCGCGCTTGACCAGATCAAAGAATTCGCCGCGGCTGCCCGAAAACGCCACCGGCATTGGCGGCGGCTCGGGCAAAGGCTGCGGTGGCGGCACCTGCGGCGGCCAGCTCATCTGGTTCATGGTTCAACTCCAGCGCGAACGGTGGGAGATCAAACCACAGATTTGCCGGTTGTTGTGTGACCCAGCTCCC contains:
- a CDS encoding DUF898 family protein — its product is MNQMSWPPQVPPPQPLPEPPPMPVAFSGSRGEFFDLVKRGAGLEFVTLGFYRFWLLTDIRRHLWANTHVDGDAAEYTGRGKELLIGFLVALAILVPVYLGYFLVGLEAEHIQAFASIPLVAFFYVFGQFAIYRARRYRLTRTVWRGLQFWMTGSGWIYALQASLWGLLSAVTLGLALPWRSAALERYKMRHTFYGDLQGRFEGRGWEFFKRGWWLWLLTPIALYVFPLAPFIYGAFKAIEWRWWLSGIRFGGVRVESSLPKSALIGLYWKVIGWIVVLGLVFSAYLALAAVLVASMSGDAFSEFFKSQEFMKSIPLLVLAGIGYLVFALTMNIVIRVYLLRDLWVRVLGSINVSGIETAANVSARGGMANALGEGFADGLDVGGF